One Nostoc punctiforme PCC 73102 DNA window includes the following coding sequences:
- a CDS encoding phosphate ABC transporter ATP-binding protein — protein MSKLIPAIRVKNFSFSYDTQKIVEGVSMDIYQNQITAIIGSSGCGKSTFIKSLNRMSELEGEVKVEGKVEFFGQSIYERRVNINRLRRQVSMVFPKPNLFPMSVYDNVAYGVKLIGWHPKVELDGIVESAIKAAELWDEVKNKLHKSALELSGGQQQRLCIARALAVKPNVLLMDEPCSGLDPAASMKIEHLIHNLRSELTIVIVTHNMHQVTRLSDFTAFFHSNENRITQMVEFGTTNKIFTNPVDSRTRDYVFARVS, from the coding sequence ATGAGTAAACTAATTCCAGCCATCAGAGTCAAAAACTTCAGCTTCTCTTACGACACTCAAAAGATAGTTGAAGGCGTGTCAATGGATATTTACCAAAACCAAATCACGGCAATTATTGGTTCTAGCGGTTGTGGCAAATCTACTTTTATTAAATCCTTAAATCGCATGAGTGAATTAGAAGGAGAAGTGAAGGTTGAAGGAAAAGTAGAATTTTTTGGCCAGAGTATTTATGAGCGTCGGGTCAATATCAATCGCTTACGTCGCCAAGTTAGTATGGTTTTTCCCAAGCCAAATCTTTTTCCTATGAGTGTTTACGATAATGTTGCTTATGGAGTGAAATTAATTGGATGGCATCCGAAAGTAGAATTAGATGGGATTGTTGAATCTGCCATCAAAGCTGCTGAACTTTGGGATGAAGTGAAAAATAAGTTGCACAAGTCTGCTTTAGAACTTTCTGGTGGTCAACAACAAAGATTATGTATTGCTCGGGCTTTAGCAGTCAAACCAAATGTTTTGTTGATGGATGAGCCTTGTTCAGGTCTTGATCCTGCTGCTAGCATGAAAATTGAGCATTTGATCCATAACTTGCGCTCTGAGTTAACAATTGTGATTGTTACTCACAATATGCATCAAGTTACTCGCCTATCGGATTTTACGGCTTTCTTTCATAGCAATGAAAATCGTATTACTCAAATGGTTGAATTTGGTACTACAAATAAAATTTTTACTAATCCCGTAGATTCTCGCACCCGTGACTACGTTTTCGCCCGCGTCAGTTGA
- the pstB gene encoding phosphate ABC transporter ATP-binding protein PstB: MSNLIPAIKVKNISFYYGATKAIEKVSIDIYQKQVTAIIGPSGCGKSTFIKILNRISELEGPVKVEGDVEFFGQNIYDSRVNINRLRRQIGMVFQKPNPFPISIYENVAYGMRIAGRNSKLELDEIVESALKSAALWDEVKDKLDKSALGLSGGQQQRLCIARALAVKPKVLLMDEPCSALDPIATMKVEELLHSLQSELTIAIVTHNMQQAARVSDFTAFFSTDESRIGQMIEFGATEQIFNNPLDPRTRDYISGRFG; this comes from the coding sequence ATGAGTAACCTAATTCCAGCTATCAAAGTTAAAAATATCAGCTTTTACTATGGCGCAACAAAAGCAATCGAAAAGGTATCAATAGATATTTATCAAAAACAAGTAACCGCAATTATTGGCCCTAGTGGCTGTGGTAAATCTACCTTCATCAAAATTCTTAATCGAATTAGCGAATTAGAAGGGCCTGTAAAAGTTGAAGGAGATGTAGAATTTTTTGGTCAAAATATTTACGATTCTCGTGTCAACATCAACCGATTACGCCGCCAAATTGGTATGGTGTTTCAAAAACCGAATCCTTTTCCGATAAGCATTTACGAAAATGTTGCCTACGGTATGAGAATAGCAGGTAGGAATTCAAAATTAGAATTAGATGAAATTGTTGAATCTGCCCTTAAAAGTGCTGCTCTTTGGGATGAAGTAAAAGATAAGCTCGATAAATCAGCTTTAGGGCTTTCTGGTGGTCAGCAACAAAGATTGTGTATTGCTCGCGCTTTAGCAGTCAAGCCGAAAGTTTTGCTGATGGATGAGCCTTGCTCGGCTCTTGACCCCATTGCCACCATGAAAGTTGAGGAACTCCTTCATAGCTTACAGTCTGAGTTGACAATTGCGATCGTTACCCACAATATGCAACAAGCCGCCCGCGTTTCTGATTTTACGGCTTTCTTTAGCACCGACGAAAGTCGCATTGGTCAAATGATTGAATTTGGCGCTACAGAGCAAATCTTTAACAATCCACTAGACCCTCGCACCCGCGACTACATTTCAGGGCGTTTCGGTTAA
- the pstA gene encoding phosphate ABC transporter permease PstA: MSGYIQSETDESLVAELCSPLPTKRLIFTYAMNAIAFGFTGLALIPLLSILWEIFIRGISGLKSEMFVKAVIDNGFGNAILGTIIMVIIGAILSIPTGIMTGIFLAEFGQSNTIASFVRFITSILTGVPSIVVGVFAYGVIVLVTKGFSAIAGGFALAVIMLPVIILTTEESLKLIPASQRLASAALGGTRFQTTFRIVVTTAIPGITTGILLAVARAAGETAPLIFTALFSLDWSEGLLSPTASLPVLIFNLYNDPDPEKSQLVWTTSIVLLGLILSVSIISRLVIRQRRIK; encoded by the coding sequence ATGAGTGGTTACATCCAGTCAGAAACGGATGAATCTTTGGTGGCAGAATTATGCAGTCCTCTGCCAACGAAGCGATTAATATTTACATACGCAATGAATGCGATCGCTTTTGGTTTTACAGGTCTAGCACTCATTCCTTTATTATCAATTTTATGGGAAATTTTCATCCGGGGAATATCTGGACTCAAATCTGAAATGTTTGTCAAAGCAGTGATTGATAATGGCTTTGGCAATGCCATCCTCGGAACCATAATTATGGTGATAATTGGTGCTATTTTAAGCATTCCCACAGGGATTATGACAGGAATTTTCTTAGCAGAATTTGGACAAAGCAACACAATTGCTAGTTTTGTTCGTTTTATCACCAGCATTCTTACAGGTGTGCCTTCAATTGTTGTAGGTGTATTCGCTTATGGCGTAATAGTTCTAGTAACTAAAGGATTTAGTGCGATCGCAGGTGGTTTTGCTTTAGCTGTGATTATGCTACCTGTGATTATACTGACAACAGAAGAATCCTTAAAACTGATTCCTGCATCTCAACGCCTCGCCTCTGCTGCTTTAGGTGGAACTCGCTTCCAAACTACTTTTCGCATTGTCGTCACTACTGCAATCCCCGGAATTACTACAGGTATTTTATTAGCTGTAGCTCGTGCTGCTGGTGAAACAGCACCCTTAATTTTTACCGCTTTATTTAGTCTAGATTGGTCAGAAGGATTGTTAAGTCCAACAGCTTCTTTACCAGTATTGATTTTTAACCTCTACAACGACCCCGACCCAGAAAAAAGCCAATTGGTATGGACTACTTCTATAGTTTTACTCGGCTTAATTTTATCTGTCAGCATTATTTCGCGCTTAGTTATTAGACAGAGAAGAATAAAATGA